A window from Citrobacter amalonaticus encodes these proteins:
- a CDS encoding PepSY-associated TM helix domain-containing protein produces MTTCTPRAAWITLLRRLHFYIGLFVGPFIFVAALTGTLYVATPQLEEAIYAQALNGTTQGEPQLLAAQVAIAQQVTGGHLRLHAVRPGLEPGDTTRVMFADPALAASEHRAIFIDPVTLAVKGDMPVYGTSGILPLRQWIDYAHRSLLLGEVGRLYSELAASWMWVAALGGITLWSVTRPRRRLNNPVQNHRRLHVTLGWLLLVGMLLFSATGLTWSQWAGGNVDKMRTAFGWLTPQLNAQLHGARPLHDEHAGHHGGREMPAVQVNIRQFDTVLQTAQTAGLNALRMEIRPPKDAQHGWTVTEIDRRWPTQVDAVAVDPTTLQVTDHTRFADFPLMAKLTRWGVDFHMGILLGLPNQLLLIGFGVGLCLMIVIGYRLWWIRRPAGPSASPAQTLVQSWLMLSVWGRTGVGLLAMTLGLAMPVLGGSLLLFMLVDWLRWVHASRAGIVQPAD; encoded by the coding sequence ATGACAACCTGCACACCGCGCGCGGCATGGATAACCCTGCTGCGACGCCTTCATTTCTATATCGGCCTGTTTGTCGGGCCATTTATCTTTGTTGCCGCACTGACCGGCACGTTGTATGTGGCGACGCCGCAACTGGAAGAGGCCATTTACGCTCAGGCACTTAACGGGACGACGCAGGGAGAGCCGCAATTGCTGGCGGCACAGGTTGCGATCGCGCAGCAGGTGACCGGTGGGCACCTGCGCCTGCACGCCGTCCGCCCTGGACTGGAGCCGGGCGATACAACGCGCGTCATGTTTGCCGACCCTGCGCTGGCGGCTTCTGAACATCGGGCCATTTTTATCGATCCGGTAACCCTGGCCGTGAAAGGCGATATGCCGGTGTACGGCACCAGCGGTATCCTGCCGCTGCGGCAGTGGATTGATTATGCCCACCGTTCGCTATTGTTGGGGGAGGTCGGGCGTCTCTACAGTGAACTGGCGGCATCCTGGATGTGGGTGGCGGCGCTGGGCGGTATTACACTCTGGTCAGTAACGCGACCCCGGCGCCGGTTGAACAATCCGGTTCAAAACCACCGTCGCTTGCACGTTACGCTGGGATGGCTGTTGTTAGTCGGAATGCTGCTGTTTTCAGCAACCGGACTGACCTGGTCGCAGTGGGCAGGCGGCAATGTGGATAAAATGCGCACCGCGTTTGGCTGGCTGACGCCACAGCTTAACGCTCAACTTCATGGTGCTCGCCCGCTTCATGATGAGCACGCAGGCCACCATGGCGGCAGGGAGATGCCTGCGGTTCAGGTGAATATCCGTCAGTTCGATACCGTATTACAAACTGCGCAGACGGCTGGCCTCAATGCGCTTCGGATGGAAATTCGTCCGCCGAAGGATGCGCAGCACGGGTGGACGGTAACGGAAATCGATCGCCGATGGCCTACGCAGGTTGATGCCGTTGCCGTTGACCCGACGACGCTTCAGGTGACTGACCATACCCGATTTGCCGACTTCCCGCTGATGGCGAAGTTGACGCGCTGGGGCGTCGATTTTCATATGGGCATTCTGCTGGGATTGCCGAACCAATTACTGCTGATCGGTTTTGGCGTTGGCCTTTGCCTGATGATCGTGATTGGTTATCGGCTGTGGTGGATTCGCCGTCCTGCGGGCCCATCAGCCAGTCCGGCGCAGACGCTGGTTCAAAGCTGGCTCATGTTGAGCGTTTGGGGGCGTACAGGTGTTGGGTTACTGGCGATGACGCTCGGACTGGCAATGCCGGTGCTGGGGGGGAGTCTGCTGCTGTTTATGCTGGTCGACTGGCTGCGCTGGGTTCACGCGTCACG